The Halobacillus amylolyticus nucleotide sequence CTTGATTTGCCATCTTCTTATATATCTGATCGAATCCGGGAAGCTCCGGACCAGTTCGAAGGGCCCCATCAGAACCAAACATTTCTCGATGGAAAAAAGCAGGGGTTCCCTCATAAAATTGGGTCGTTGTGCTTGCTAATAAAATATCCCAACCAGGATTCAGTTTCTTTTCAGCAACCACCCGTTTCCATTTTACTTCTTGATCCTGTGGGACAACGATGGTCGTAACTTGGGTAGATAAAGTTTTTTGTATTTGAGCTGCCACAACATGCAATAGGCTTTCATGCTTTTTAAAAGCAGCGATTTTCAGAGGTCTATCTTTTGGATAGTTAGACCTCAAAAATAGCTCACGAGATTTTGTGAAATCGTACTTAATGGGTTCTAAACCCTCTGGAAAATCATAGGCCCATGGCGGTGTTAGTGCTGGAGTTAGTGTCGCCATTCCTTTATATACATTTTGGACTATTTCTTCACGCTGAATAGCCATATTTAACGAAGCTCTCAGGTCATAACTATCAAAATCGACCTCAGATTGGAAACGGTTAAACACACCTGTGACAACCTCATTTCCATCTGAGGTTACCAACCTCGCATACTGAGATGATTCAACCTGCCGCGCATCGTTAGGAGTAAGTTCAGTTACGAGATCCACATAGCCTTCTGTTGATGTACAAAGCTTTAACGCCTCTTTTTTTGATAGACCATTCCGAAAAATCACTCTCTTTAACCGTGGCCCTCGTCTGGGTTCACGATAGTTTAAGTTCGCATTTAAGGTGACGAAAGGGGTTCGCAATTCTTTCTCGGTAAGCCAGGTTCCTGCTAAAGGCTCTTTTTTAATAAATGCAAGTAGGTTTTCAATAGATGAATACCCCTCTGATAAAACAAACGGTCCGGTACCCCACGGGCCGGGTGCGTCAAGTACTCACCAATGGCCCTCCGCTGAGCCAAGCTTTCGGTAACCGAAACCAAGATAATTCCAAAAAAGAAAGTTCGCAAAATGGGTGGCTCTCAACTTAGCGACAGCCAATCCATCCGGTTTGGGAAAGTAAAGTTGAACTGTATAGGAATCAATGACTTTCAAGGTTGTTGGCTTAAAATAATTAAGAAAGGATCCAGGAGGATGAGGCACTAACCAACGTAGCAGTTCATGAACACTTTTTTTGACCACCTGTGCCGTAAAAGGCTCGCCATCGTGGAAGGTAACACCTTCTTTTAGTTTAAGTTCTAAAACGGTATCACTTTTCCATTCATAATTAGCAAGAGAAGGGATAATTGCACCTGAATGGTCGGCCCTTACAGATTCTTCCATCGTATTGTAGAGTATATACAACCAATTCAACGGTGATGGATCGACCACATAAATCATGCCTTCCGGTGTTGTAGTTGACACCCCTTCATTCTGCATTTTTTTCATTCATATCACCTCGGCTTTACACTATATATACTCCTTGATTTTGAGCGTTATACCTCTTGTTATTTATTAGCAATGACGTCCTAACAGTTGGGAAAACAGTTCTTTTTCTAACCCTCGAATTGGATTATGACTATTTTTACACGCAAGCATTTTTCTCTACCAAAAATACAATTTCTATCAATAGCTTACTCTTTTAGGCTCATTCGACAAAAAAACATGATCCAATCTGTTTTTTCATACGAAAGCTTAGTGAATCAAATTATAAGGAGGAATTTTTTTATGTTTAAAACTGTCGCAACGACAGGGTTAGCTTTAACTTTAGGACTGGGAATCGTATCATCTGGTACGGTCTTTGCTGCAGAAGGGGACACAGATGTACAAGCCAATACTGCTGTTAATGCCAGCCTGCAGAGTGAAGAAGATTCTTCAAGTATTGACTTCGGCTCAGGACTAGGTCTGGACCTAAACCTTGAGGACGAAGGGGATAACAACACTGGTTTAAATGTTGGCACAGTAGTAGAAGGGTCAGTTGAAAGTGATAATGGATCAGATTCTTCCAGTGTCGATCTAGGAACGGGACTAGGTCTAGACTTAAATCTGGACAGCATTTTTGAGGATGATGAAGACGAGAATAATACTAATGTAGATGTTGAAACAGGCGTAGAAGGATCTGTTCAAAGTGATAATGAATCCGACGATGGTTTGTTAAACGACATTCTATAAGTCAACGTATATTAATAAATATATACCCTAAAAAGCCGGCTGCTTCGTTATGAAGTGGCCGGCTTTTATGTAAATCAAAAGCTTACTAACTATTTTCTGTTAATTTAGATATAAACAAGGATAAAGAACTATTTCTGCAAAGAAAATTTGATAAAGAGACATTGGTCAAAGAAAGGAAGAACACATTCTTAAAAATTTATGAAAGTAATGGTCAAATTAAAGGTGCTTGTGAGGAGATTGAAATACAATTAACAACTTATTATAGATGGTTAAAAATTGATCCTATATTTCGGGATACCATTGAGCAAATAAATAAATCACGTATAGAGAAGAGAGATTTAAAGAATAATTTTTATCAGGTTAACATAATATATATTATAGGCACTCATTAATTGAAAATTAAATCACGTCTCATTATATGAGTAAACTTCTGATAGTGAGACGCGATCGAAATTCTCTATTAGTTTTCCTTGTATTTAGCTCCAGGTCTAAAGATTGTATTATTTCTGGATTGCTCCATAATGTGTGCTGACCACCCGACGATTCGACTAGAACAAAAAATTGGTGTAAATAGATCTGCAGGTATTCCAATAGCTTTCATTAACGCTGCTGCATAGAACTCGACATTTGCATAAAGATTACGACCAGGCTTTAATTCATCAAGCCAACTAACTGTTTCATTTTCAACTTTTAATGTAAAATCGACCCAATCTGGTTTAGGCTTAATTTTCATTAATTGTGCTTTTAATGCTTCAGCTCTAGGATCTTTAGTCTTATAAACGCGATGTCCAAATCCCATTACTTTTTCACGGTTAGTCATTTTTTCTCTAATAACTTCTTCAACTGATTGATGTTTTACATCTTCAATATAATCCAACACTCCCGTCGGCGCACCTCCATGTAACGGTCCTTTTAATGCCCCAATACTCTATATAAATATGACCATTTCTATGAGGAGGAATTTTTAACGTTTGTAAACCAATTTTTGTTTACAAATACGATTTAACTATAGACTTTTCCACATTAAGGGGTCTCGCCAACATTAAAAAAACCCTACGCTAAGCCTCTTTTATCCATTAAAATCCCGGAATTCCTCACGCTAAGGATTTCCGGGATTAATTTTATATATTTAGGTTTCTCAATAGCGTTGTACGGCTTCCTAAGTCAAACGAATACTCACCATGTTAAGGCTAAAATATGAGAATAGGATGATTTTTCAGATTCAGATCTTTTTAACAACACTACGGCTGATTAGATTGTCTCTTGCTTCAAGATATTCTTTATAAAGTTTATCTACAAATTCTGCTGCACTAGTAACCTCTTTAATAGCACCAACACCTTGACCGCTTCCCCAAATATTCTTCCATGGCTTGACAGCCTCTTCACCAAAATTCATCTTGGATGGATCACTTTCAGGAAGATTGTCAGGATCTAATCCTGCTGCTCGAATGGATGGTTTCAGATAATTTCCATGTACACCAGTGAAAAGACTGCTATAAACAATATCATCAGACGTACTGTCAACGATTGCTTGCTTATACTCTTCAGAAGCAAGGGCTTCATGCGTTGCGATGAACGGTGAGCCGATATATGCAAAATCAGCCCCCATTGCTTGGGCAGACAGGATTGCACCTCCCGTAGCAATCGATCCGGACAAAGCAAGTGGACCATCGAACCACTGTCGGATTTCTTGAATGAAAGCAAAAGGGCTCTTCACACCAGCATGACCGCCAGCTCCTGCGGCAACTGCAATTAAGCCATCTGCACCTTTGTCAATTGCCTTGTGTGCGAAAGTGTTGTTGATTACGTCGTGCAGAACAATTCCCCCGTAGCTATGTGCTGTATCAAATATTTCCTCACGGGCACCTAAGGACGAAATAATAATGGGAACTTTGTACTTTACACACAATTCCATGTCGTGTTCTAACCGTTCATTTGACTTGTGAACAATTTGATTAATAGCAAATGGTGCAGCTGGACGATCTGGATTTTTTGCGTTATAAGCTGCGAGCTCCTCCGTGATTTCTGCCAACCATTCATCAAGTAAGGATGCGGGTCTAGCATTCAGTGCAGGCATTGATCCAACGATCCCTGCCTTACATTGCTCGATCACTAGCTTAGGATTACTAATAATAAACATCGGTGATCCAATTACAGGGATACGCAAATTCTGAAGTGTTGACGGAATTCTTGACATTTGCTGTTCCTCCATTCAATTTTTAGGAATGTAATTTGTGCCTCTATTGTTTTTGAAAAACATGTACTCTGAATTTTAGTAAATCTAAACTGTAGAAAGTGTAAAATCACTCATTTTAATTGGTTTCATTCTTAATACTTTTTTTGAAGATCCTTACGATTTGCCCCTTTTGCCATCAGCATTTCCTTTTAGAATCATGCACATACTAGTTGAATGATCAACAAGACTTCCTTTTTTTATCATATACATGACATTCAACTAAACCAGTAGAACTCCCTTTTTTATAATTTTACTTTCAGCGCGGAGTTTACCTTCCCAAATCGGTTTTAAGGAAATTTAACTTAGTTTCCACTGTGGTAAATAGTTCACCCTCATCCAGTGTACTAAACAAGGCAGAACCCGTTAGTTTAAGTTGAACAAACTACTTACTGGTTTTATATAAGCTTCTCATCAGAAATAATGGAAGAGACGATATGCAAAGAGTCCCATTCTCCTCCGGAAACTGCGACAATTGGATACTTTTTCGGGAAAAGCTTTTTATTGATTTCAGCAATTGGGAGTCCTTCCTTATGTAGACTTTTCACCTCATCACAAAGATTCTCAAGATAATTCAGCTTTTGTTTTAACATCCTTTTTCCATCCTGTATGTAGCCAGCATGGGAGCAAAACATTGGTCCGAAATCATAAGAGAGCAGCGTTCTGATTGAATTCATAATTAGCGGGATCGATTCACTATCCATAATGACCTTTGTCTTCGGTGCCACAAATAAATCACCTGAAAATAACCTCCCTGTTTCTTCATGAAAAAGAGAGATATGGTCACCTGCATGACCCGGTGTATAAATCACTTTCCAATCTTGACTTTGAGATTGAATCGTATTTCCAAGCGGTAAGGCTTCAAACTCTTTTCGTACTCCCCAAGAAATCTGGCGATACTTTGGATATGGACATGGCTGCGCACATATATTGATCCCTTTAGGATGAATATATATGGGAGCACTCCGGTTCTCTTGAAACCATGAAGCCGTTCCCGTATGATCCTCATGGCTATGAGTTAATGTGACTAGCTCAATCGAATGATCTTCATAGAAAGGAATTATTTCAGACTCAAGGCATTTGGGTCCGGTATCAATTAACATGCCGTCTACCAAAAATGCATAAATCGTACCTCCTTTGCGACCAGACCTTACAACTCTCCCCTCTACACAGGTAACGTCCTCTTTCTCATACACATCTATCATGGTTTGTTCACACTCCTATCTATTTAGTAATGGTTTTACCTTTTACCAATGACCGCCATCGAGCAATGAGATATACAAATCAGCTTTCCAGCTTCATCAGTCATTTTAATATCCAGACCGTTGTATTTGTAAAAAGGGGGGACGGCTGCCGTGACAACGCGATCAATTTTACCTGAATCTCGAATATGGTTTGCATTGATTTCCATCCAACTGGGTTAAACTTTTTGGGATTTATTTTGGGATTTATATTGATAGCAGTCGCCATGGTCGCTGTCATTTCTGCCAAAGCAATAAGATGCCCCTTCATGTAAAATACCAGCTGGTTGCCTTGTTTTAGATCCTACTGGCATAGTCATTACCACACGGTCTGGCGTGAGTTCCGCATATTCCATTTCAAGTTCTTCAATAAGAGTATGTTTGCTCCTGGACCGTATCTGTTCAGCAAAAGACTCCTCGCCCTATACACCGTATAAATCTAACACTTCTTGGGAAACGATCATTCCAATCCTCTATTCTTGTTTTTTATTCCAATGTCGAAAAGTATTTCCTTAAATTGCTGAAACTCCTCATCATCAAAGTCAGACATCACTTCTTCATTCATTTCATCCATCTTCTCGCATAAAGAATGCTCCATAGATCTCCCTTTTTCAGTCAGAAAAATCAGCCTGTTGCGGCGATCTTTTGGATCAAATTGCCGTTCAATAAACTCGTTTTGTTCCAGTCGGTCAATAATACCTGTTACAGTAGCACTGTCTAGCTGAAGTCTTTCCCCTAATACAGAACTAAATTGCCCATCATCTTCCTTCCACAGAAAGCGAAGCAACGCATATTGAGCAGGTGTTACACCATACGGGGATAATTTGGATTTACTTACTTGGTTTACTTTTTGCAAAGCTGTCCTAAGAAGAAACTGTACACAGATATCGGATTCTTTGATTTCATTCACCCTCACTTGACCAAATATTCAAACTAGTTTGAATATAACACGAGTACAATTGATTTGCACACAATTAATTTGTGCACAAGCGATTTAAATGGATTTTAGAAGTTATCGAAATAACCTCCAATAGTGTAGTAACGCAGGGAATTGTATAGTATTTTATGTTAAAACCTCAAACACGCATCCCCCGTCAAGGACGAGGTTCAAATAAAGGTGTTTAGTTATTGATTAAATCGGATTCCTTTTATTGTAATTTTCTATTTAGTTTCCGGAATCGCAGCTTCGCTGGTATTGCCCATTAGATTGGGAGCACATTAGCCTGCTTGGCGATTATTCATTTGATTTAGAAAATCGTACAACGCCATTGAAAAACCTAAATATAAAATGAAGCTCAGAAATCCTTAGCGTAGGATTTTTTCAAAATGTTGGCGTGACCTCATTAAGCACTAATGTTTAATGAAAATAGCTGGTTACATAATTAAAGTAAACATCACTAGAAGTAAAATAATAAAAGTAAGAACTAAACACCCTATGACAACTTGATTACCGTATTTACTTCTGTAAAATAAATTCAAAAACGTAAAATACATAATCGTTGTGATACAAATGCAAACCACCCCTTTTATAATTTTATCGTAGGGTAGCTGTTAAAATACATTATGAAATAGATGAGCCATGAGCCTAAGGACATATATCCAACTAAGGAGAGAAACTTTTTTTCTTCCATGGAAAACCTCCACCTAATATATACCTAAATAATATACGGCTAAAAGTGGCAAAGGTTTCAGTATGCAGGTAGAAAAGGAATTGGTTAATTAACCAATTCCTTAATAGTCCTTTCCTTGAATTTAAAACAACTGATCCAGGTAAGCCATTTGATAAGTCACTGTCTTTTTAGCTTAAGCAAGTCGATTGATTTAGGATTAGACCTATAAGCAAAAAAAACCCGAGATCTTCCTGTTCCTACATCAAATGTTTAATAAATAGCACCCTATCCTGATCAGGTCCATCGTAATGTGAATGAATTTGTACACTA carries:
- a CDS encoding MBL fold metallo-hydrolase, with translation MIDVYEKEDVTCVEGRVVRSGRKGGTIYAFLVDGMLIDTGPKCLESEIIPFYEDHSIELVTLTHSHEDHTGTASWFQENRSAPIYIHPKGINICAQPCPYPKYRQISWGVRKEFEALPLGNTIQSQSQDWKVIYTPGHAGDHISLFHEETGRLFSGDLFVAPKTKVIMDSESIPLIMNSIRTLLSYDFGPMFCSHAGYIQDGKRMLKQKLNYLENLCDEVKSLHKEGLPIAEINKKLFPKKYPIVAVSGGEWDSLHIVSSIISDEKLI
- a CDS encoding MarR family winged helix-turn-helix transcriptional regulator → MNEIKESDICVQFLLRTALQKVNQVSKSKLSPYGVTPAQYALLRFLWKEDDGQFSSVLGERLQLDSATVTGIIDRLEQNEFIERQFDPKDRRNRLIFLTEKGRSMEHSLCEKMDEMNEEVMSDFDDEEFQQFKEILFDIGIKNKNRGLE
- a CDS encoding ABC transporter substrate-binding protein; translation: MKKMQNEGVSTTTPEGMIYVVDPSPLNWLYILYNTMEESVRADHSGAIIPSLANYEWKSDTVLELKLKEGVTFHDGEPFTAQVVKKSVHELLRWLVPHPPGSFLNYFKPTTLKVIDSYTVQLYFPKPDGLAVAKLRATHFANFLFWNYLGFGYRKLGSAEGHW
- a CDS encoding ABC transporter substrate-binding protein, which produces MRTPFVTLNANLNYREPRRGPRLKRVIFRNGLSKKEALKLCTSTEGYVDLVTELTPNDARQVESSQYARLVTSDGNEVVTGVFNRFQSEVDFDSYDLRASLNMAIQREEIVQNVYKGMATLTPALTPPWAYDFPEGLEPIKYDFTKSRELFLRSNYPKDRPLKIAAFKKHESLLHVVAAQIQKTLSTQVTTIVVPQDQEVKWKRVVAEKKLNPGWDILLASTTTQFYEGTPAFFHREMFGSDGALRTGPELPGFDQIYKKMANQVQREELLAAAKEVDRYVFEKALSLFLCVPQKIYAVNKHVDFKPYRTTLELAETEVGEMHWSRKVR
- a CDS encoding citrate/2-methylcitrate synthase — translated: MDYIEDVKHQSVEEVIREKMTNREKVMGFGHRVYKTKDPRAEALKAQLMKIKPKPDWVDFTLKVENETVSWLDELKPGRNLYANVEFYAAALMKAIGIPADLFTPIFCSSRIVGWSAHIMEQSRNNTIFRPGAKYKEN
- a CDS encoding NAD(P)H-dependent flavin oxidoreductase translates to MSRIPSTLQNLRIPVIGSPMFIISNPKLVIEQCKAGIVGSMPALNARPASLLDEWLAEITEELAAYNAKNPDRPAAPFAINQIVHKSNERLEHDMELCVKYKVPIIISSLGAREEIFDTAHSYGGIVLHDVINNTFAHKAIDKGADGLIAVAAGAGGHAGVKSPFAFIQEIRQWFDGPLALSGSIATGGAILSAQAMGADFAYIGSPFIATHEALASEEYKQAIVDSTSDDIVYSSLFTGVHGNYLKPSIRAAGLDPDNLPESDPSKMNFGEEAVKPWKNIWGSGQGVGAIKEVTSAAEFVDKLYKEYLEARDNLISRSVVKKI